The following coding sequences lie in one Candidatus Cloacimonadota bacterium genomic window:
- a CDS encoding PD-(D/E)XK nuclease family protein, with translation MAQTVVKCFIYTWDELLAAAERRECVTDLQGHILCSRDRVFETRKARDYYQVSVAQAIARGCEVPDAVRAEYEQRILANGLDPDHARFAAWAPAGMSKEDFLKQDTKVVSLCDKRLITDTRPKNAKGKPFSWSYTALSAFEKCPASYAAERFYCTAPFQETEAIVFGNRVHSACEQFIKGEDVSEPDLIVKVAPYLNNIVAQRDKGADVSAEMELALNTNLEPVSWFAKDAWFRGKFDVIIERDDRLSYFDWKTGKKVRDDQDQLKICCAMLSVVKPHITEFNPKLIWTQHQTVTGIQGGSMDKRAAVAVLEDTLARVDRMQKAWQSETFQARSGPLCPWCSQYQTCAYARRR, from the coding sequence ATGGCACAAACTGTTGTGAAATGCTTTATTTATACATGGGACGAACTGCTGGCCGCCGCCGAGCGCCGCGAGTGTGTGACGGATCTGCAGGGGCACATCCTGTGCTCCCGTGACCGTGTGTTTGAAACGCGCAAGGCCCGCGACTATTACCAGGTATCGGTCGCTCAGGCCATCGCCCGAGGGTGCGAGGTGCCGGACGCCGTGCGGGCAGAGTACGAGCAGCGCATCTTGGCCAACGGCCTTGACCCCGACCACGCACGGTTCGCCGCCTGGGCGCCGGCTGGCATGTCCAAGGAGGACTTTTTGAAACAGGATACCAAGGTTGTATCGCTTTGCGACAAACGTCTCATCACCGACACAAGGCCCAAGAACGCCAAGGGCAAACCGTTTTCGTGGTCGTACACCGCATTATCGGCGTTCGAGAAATGTCCGGCGTCCTACGCTGCCGAGCGCTTCTACTGCACCGCCCCTTTTCAGGAGACCGAGGCGATTGTTTTCGGCAACCGTGTCCATTCTGCTTGCGAGCAATTCATCAAAGGCGAAGATGTATCAGAGCCAGATCTGATCGTCAAGGTTGCACCCTACCTCAACAACATCGTCGCGCAGCGCGATAAAGGCGCCGATGTCTCTGCTGAGATGGAATTGGCGCTGAACACCAACCTGGAACCAGTAAGCTGGTTCGCCAAAGACGCATGGTTTCGCGGTAAGTTCGACGTTATCATCGAGAGAGACGACCGCCTCAGTTATTTCGACTGGAAAACCGGCAAAAAGGTACGCGACGACCAGGACCAGCTCAAAATCTGCTGTGCCATGCTATCCGTGGTCAAGCCACACATCACCGAGTTCAATCCAAAACTGATCTGGACACAACACCAAACCGTTACAGGCATACAGGGCGGAAGCATGGACAAGAGAGCTGCAGTGGCTGTGCTTGAGGACACACTGGCCCGCGTAGACCGGATGCAGAAGGCCTGGCAGTCCGAGACCTTCCAGGCCCGCAGCGGCCCGTTGTGCCCGTGGTGCAGCCAGTACCAAACCTGTGCGTATGCGCGAAGGAGATAA